Proteins from a genomic interval of Salvelinus alpinus chromosome 7, SLU_Salpinus.1, whole genome shotgun sequence:
- the tsc22d3 gene encoding TSC22 domain family protein 3 isoform X2: protein MSTEIFKTPMEVAVYQLHNFSISFFSSLVGGDVVSVKLDNSASGASVVAIDNKIEQAMDLVKNHLMYAVREEVEILKEQIRELAEKNNQLERENSLLKNLASPEQMESFRERVPSDSDALVPLQLDNQYQQQAQIGLHNPDQSCHISAGSAV, encoded by the exons ATGAGTACGGAGATCTTCAAAACACCAATGGAGGTTGCTGTCTATCAGTTACATAACTTCAGCATCTCGTTCTTCTCCTCGTTAGTAGGAGGAGATGTGGTGTCTGTAAAACTCGACAACAG tGCCTCGGGTGCTAGCGTTGTTGCCATTGACAACAAGATAGAACAGGCAATG GATCTGGTGAAGAACCACCTGATGTACGCAGTCAGGGAGGAGGTTGAGATCCTCAAGGAGCAGATCAGAGAGCTGGCTGAGAAGAACAACCAGCTAGAACGTGAGaacagccttctgaagaacctgGCCAGTCCAGAACAGATGGAGAGCTTCCGCGAACGGGTTCCGTCCGACTCAGACGCTCTGGTTCCCCTGCAGCTGGACAACCAGTACCAGCAACAGGCCCAAATTGGACTCCATAACCCTGACCAGTCCTGCCACATCAGCGCTGGCTCTGCTGTATAG